Proteins co-encoded in one Arachis hypogaea cultivar Tifrunner chromosome 13, arahy.Tifrunner.gnm2.J5K5, whole genome shotgun sequence genomic window:
- the LOC112732975 gene encoding calcium-dependent protein kinase SK5: MSKAGSTAAPLKPAWVLPHRTPRLTELYSLGRKLGQGQFGTTFHCTEKSTGRIFACKSIPKRKLFCKEDYDDVWREIQIMHHLSEHPNVVRIHGTFEDSLAVHLVMELCEGGELFDRIVHKGHYSERQAAKLIKTIVEVVESCHSLGVMHRDLKPENFLFDSVDEDAKLKATDFGLSVFYKPGESFCDVVGSPYYVAPEVLRKHYGPESDVWSAGVILYILLSGVPPFWAETEPGIFRQILLGRIDFQSEPWPSISDSAKDLIRKMLDQNPKTRLTAHEVLRHPWIVDDNIAPDKPLDSAVLSRLKQFSAMNKLKKMALRVIAERLSEEEIGGLKELFKMIDTDSSGTITFDELKDGLKRVGSELMESEIKDLMDAADIDKSGTIDYGEFIAATVHLNKLEREENLLSAFSYFDKDGSGYITIDEIQQACKDFGLDDIHIDDMIKEIDQDNDGQIDYGEFAAMMRKGNGGIGRRTMRKTLNFRDAFGLVSNGANQDIDGHL, from the exons ATGTCGAAAGCGGGAAGCACAGCGGCACCGTTGAAGCCAGCGTGGGTTCTCCCACACCGAACCCCGAGGCTGACGGAACTGTACTCGCTTGGAAGAAAACTGGGTCAAGGTCAATTCGGAACAACCTTCCACTGTACCGAAAAGTCCACGGGTCGCATCTTCGCCTGCAAGTCCATCCCAAAGCGCAAGCTCTTCTGCAAAGAAGACTACGACGACGTTTGGAGAGAGATTCAGATAATGCACCATCTTTCAGAACACCCCAACGTGGTTCGAATCCATGGCACATTCGAGGACAGCCTTGCCGTTCATCTCGTTATGGAGCTCTGTGAAGGCGGCGAGCTCTTCGATAGGATCGTTCACAAGGGTCACTACAGTGAGAGACAAGCAGCAAAGCTTATCAAGACCATTGTTGAGGTTGTTGAATCTTGCCACTCTCTTGGGGTCATGCATAGGGACCTCAAGCCTGAGAATTTCTTGTTCGATAGCGTTGACGAAGATGCTAAGCTCAAAGCCACAGATTTTGGATTGTCTGTCTTCTATAAGCCTG GTGAATCGTTTTGTGATGTTGTTGGGAGCCCATACTATGTTGCACCAGAGGTCTTGCGCAAGCATTATGGACCAGAATCAGATGTGTGGAGTGCAGGGGTTATTTTGTACATCTTATTAAGTGGGGTGCCACCATTTTGGGCTG AAACTGAACCTGGGATCTTCCGACAGATTTTACTAGGAAGAATTGATTTTCAGTCTGAACCCTGGCCTAGCATTTCGGACAGCGCCAAGGATCTAATTCGGAAAATGCTTGATCAAAATCCAAAAACCAGGCTCACAGCACATGAAGTACTTC GCCACCCATGGATTGTTGATGACAACATTGCACCAGATAAACCTCTTGACTCTGCAGTTTTGTCTAGACTGAAGCAATTCTCTGCAATGAATAAGCTGAAAAAGATGGCTTTGCGT GTTATTGCCGAGCGGCTTTCTGAGGAAGAAATCGGCGGCCTTAAAGAGTTATTCAAGATGATTGACACAGACAGCAGTGGAACCATAACATTTGATGAGTTAAAGGACGGCTTAAAGCGAGTAGGATCCGAACTTATGGAGTCTGAAATCAAGGATCTGATGGATGCA GCGGATATTGATAAAAGTGGGACAATTGATTATGGCGAATTCATTGCTGCAACTGTTCATTTAAATAAGCTGGAGAGAGAGGAAAACCTTTTGTCAGCGTTCTCGTATTTTGACAAAGATGGTAGTGGCTACATAACCATTGATGAGATTCAACAAGCTTGTAAGGACTTCGGTTTAGATGACATACATATTGATGACATGATCAAAGAAATAGATCAAGACAAT GATGGACAAATAGATTATGGGGAATTTGCTGCGATGATGAGAAAGGGGAATGGAGGGATAGGAAGGAGAACCATGAGAAAAACACTCAATTTTAGAGATGCTTTTGGATTAGTAAGCAATGGAGCCAATCAAGATATTGATGGTCACCTTTAG